A single window of Pseudomonas benzenivorans DNA harbors:
- a CDS encoding DUF2160 domain-containing protein, with translation MDWMAWTLPTGLFFGAIALLLAGMTVWEIRSPCVERKGFLPISTTRGDRLFIGLLGSAYLHLLVVGATDWSVWIASLLSLLWLFAVMRWG, from the coding sequence ATGGATTGGATGGCTTGGACCTTGCCGACCGGCCTGTTCTTTGGCGCGATCGCCTTGCTGCTGGCGGGCATGACGGTCTGGGAAATACGCTCGCCCTGTGTCGAGCGCAAAGGGTTCCTGCCGATCAGCACGACCCGTGGTGATCGGCTGTTTATCGGTCTGCTCGGCAGCGCCTACCTGCACCTGCTGGTGGTGGGCGCGACCGACTGGAGCGTCTGGATAGCCTCGTTGCTGTCTTTGCTGTGGCTGTTTGCAGTGATGCGTTGGGGTTGA